In Labrus bergylta chromosome 1, fLabBer1.1, whole genome shotgun sequence, one genomic interval encodes:
- the LOC109991808 gene encoding heat shock protein 30-like, translating into MLCTHGLQSALSPFMDSYWPVGSLWPEVKPLFYQEDLLQRNQQELHSRLQIMDKLQQNVLEETEPFQTSVAIKPVSYQLDKEGAHFGLTLDTEGFSPEELSVRQVGKKLRVSGKTEKKQEDGKGCFSYTLREFRQEFDLPEGLNPEAVTCYLAPDGRLHIQEAKAPCVERAERELTIKRRLEEETQQSVCSHTEGSSTETPNSTQD; encoded by the coding sequence ATGCTGTGCACTCATGGACTCCAGTCTGCCCTCAGTCCTTTTATGGACTCTTACTGGCCTGTTGGCAGTCTGTGGCCAGAGGTCAAACCTCTGTTCTACCAGGAGGATCTACTGCAGAGAAACCAACAGGAGCTCCACAGCAGGCTGCAGATAATGGACAAACTTCAACAAAATGTCCTGGAGGAGACAGAGCCTTTCCAAACCAGTGTGGCCATAAAACCAGTCTCCTACCAGCTGGACAAAGAGGGAGCGCACTTTGGCCTGACTCTGGACACTGAAGGCTTTTCCCCAGAGGAGCTGTCTGTCAGGCAGGTGGGCAAGAAGCTGAGAGTCAGCGGGAAGACAGAGAAGAAGCAGGAGGACGGGAAAGGCTGCTTCTCTTACACACTCCGGGAGTTCAGACAGGAGTTTGATCTGCCTGAAGGCCTGAACCCTGAAGCCGTCACCTGCTACCTGGCTCCAGACGGAAGGCTCCACATCCAGGAGGCCAAAGCTCCATGTGttgagagagctgagagagagcTGACTATCAAGAGGAGGttagaggaggaaacacagcagagtgtgtgttcacacacagaaggcagcagcacagagacACCCAACAGCACACAGGACTAA